From [Flavobacterium] thermophilum:
GGCGGCAGTTGCCCTGTTTTACATCGGGTTGACCGGGCCGTGGCGGCAGCGCTTTGGCCTTGATGATCCGGTTCCGGGCAAACAGAAGGCGTACTTTTTGGTCGGCATCGCGCTCCTTTACGTATGCAAAGGCTCGCCGCTTGATCTGCTCGGCCATTTGTCGTTTACTGTTCATATGGTGCAAATGGCGGTGCTGTATTTGATCGTGCCGCAATGTTTCATTTTAGGCATTCCGGCGCCGCTGTATGAGCGCCTCTTCCGTTTCGCCGCGGTGCGCCGCCCGTTTCAGCTGCTGACGAAGCCGGTCATCGCTCTGCTGCTGTTTAACGGCTTGTTTTCGCTTTACCATGTGCCGATGATTTTTGACACCGTTAAAATGAATATGATTTTGCACGCTGTCGTCACTACGGTCATTTTCGTCGCCGCGTTTTGCATGTGGTGGCCGCTTGTGAATAAACTTTCCGGATGGACGACATTATCCGGATTAAAAAAAATGGGCTATATTTTTGCCGACGGCATGCTCCTTACACCGGCCTGTGCGCTCATTATTTTCGCCGGCACTCCGCTTTATGAGACGTACACGGATCCGGAAGCATGGATGACCGGGTTGGCGCTTTGCGTGCCGCAGGGGGTGTTGGCGTCGCTTGATTTGACCGGACCGCAAATGTTTTTGTCGATGTCCCCGCTTCATGATCAGCAGCTCGGCGGAGTATTGATGAAAATTATTCAAGAAATTGTATACGGAGTGATGTTGTTCTTTATTTTTAGCGAGTGGTATCGGAAAGAACGAGAAAAAGAACCGAGCATGGATATGGCGCCGCGGCCGACGAAACTGTAAGGCGCCATACGCCATAAAGAGACGAAGGAAAGGGAGAGAAGCTATGGCGATTTTACCGACGATCAGCACAAGCTGCATCGTGATCAGCGCTTTGCTTGTTGCTTACGGCTGGTATTTGATCAGCCGCAAACGGACGGAAGCGCATAAAAAGGTGATGTTGGCCGCCGCCGTCTTTGCGCTGTTGTTTTTCATCATTTACATGTCGCGGACGTTGTTTATTGGCAATACGAGCTTCGGCGGACCGGAGAATGTCAAAGTCTATTATACGGTGTTTCTTATTTTCCATATCATGTTGGCGACAGTGGGCGCCGTATTTGGCCTTGTGACGATCTGGACGGGGCTGAAAGACAGCCGCTCCCGCCATCGCCGGCTTGGGCCGGTGACGAGCATTATTTGGTTCGGCAGCGCTTCGACGGGGGTCATCGTGTATTTGCTTCTTTACGTCCTGTACCCGGGTGGGCAGACGACCTCGCTGATTAAAGCAGTGCTCGGATTTTAGAGGTAAGTGGCATCGGCCGGCCGGATCGCATAACATAACAAAAATAGCTCATACGCTGCGGGGGGAGTGCGGTGAAGACGTCCCGGCATCGGAAGCGGAGCGCCGTAGAAGCGACGCTGTTGACGATTGTCATGATGTGTGTGCGGGAATGGGAAGACGTTGTAATGGACGATTGCGAAATATTTGTAGCTGTTTCACAAGAGGACCGCTGCCGCATCAGCGTGAAGCTATCCGTCCGGTATGGGGCGTCGGTGCTCGCGGTTTGCCGGCAGCTGCAGCAGCAAATTGCCGAGGAGATCGCCGCGATGACGCCATACAGCGCCGAGTCGGTCGATGTGACGGTCAAACGGCTTGTCGCGACGTAAAAACGCATGAGAAAAGAGCTCTCATGCGTTTTTTCTTTACTCTTTCGTCTTTTCAATTTCGCGTTTGACTTGCTCCAATACTTTTTGGCATTGGCCGACAAGGGAAGATGGAAAATGCTCATCTTCGCCATATTCAACGCCATGCGGATAGTAATGTTTCCCTAAAATCGGTGTGAGCAGTTTAATGAGTGCATAGCGCGAGTCGACATCCCCTTCGATCGCGTACCCTTGAACACGCAAATAGTATGTTCCCTCTTTAATCACGTATTTCCGGTCGTATGTGACCCGTTCGTAATCCCACTGCGCCGCGCGTACAAAACCGTGGCGCGCCATGATGTCATCAAGGCGGGACAGTTCAACCGTTTGATTTTCAAGACCGCTATTGTCAAATTTCATGTTTCTTCCTCCTAACAACGCAGGTATGTAAAGTGCCAAAAAGGAAATCGTCCCCTCATTTATAATAGTACGAAAACGGTTTGCATTTCAACGAATTGTTTGCCATTGTTTCCGTTTTGCTTGCATTTTTTCTCGCTGCCGGATGCACAATAAAAGCAGAAAGGAGAGACGGACAATGCAAACGGTGCGGGACATCATGTCGACGGATGTGCAATATTGCACCCCGCTTGACAACATGTATGAAGTGGCTGTAAAAATGCGTGAATTTAATGTTGGCGCCATTCCGATCGTCGATCAAGGCCGCCTCGTCGGAATGATTACGGACCGCGATTTAGTCGTGCGCGGCATCGCGGAAAAACATCCGGGTTCAACGGCGGTGACCGAAGTGATGAGCCGCGAGCTGGTGACGGTGTCGCCGGACGATTCCGTGCAAAAAGCGGCGGACATCATGGCGCGCCATCAAATTCGCCGTCTCCCGGTCGTTGAAGGCGGCCGTTTAGTCGGCATCGTTGCCCTCGGCGACTTGGCGACGAACCGTTATTCGGATGAGAGCGCCGGCCGTGCGCTGAGCGAGATTTCTGAACAACATCGCGTCCATTGACTGAATACGGACAGACATTGTTTCTTGAAGGGAAGGGCGGTCTTTTTGGACGCCCCCTTTTTTTGCCTGTGAAAAACGGCTATAATGGCAATAAGGAGATTGTTGCAGAAAGCGGGAGTTGCCGTGTGAAATGGTTTTTTCTTTTTTTGTTCTTATTGATCGGGTTTTACTATTTTGTGCCGAGTCCGCCGCCGCAAAGCCCTCCGGAGCAGCCCAAAACAAATGGATACACGCTGAAAGAACCGAAAGCAACCGCCGGCGTCGCTGCGTTGATCGGCCGGCCGGCGCAAGAGGCGAAAAAGCAGTTCGGCGCGCCGGATCGAATTGATCCGTCAGCTTATGGCTACGATTGGTGGGTGTACAGCCGCCGCCCTGAATCGTATTTCCAAATCGGGGTGCTTGGCGGCAAAATCGTCACGGCTTTAGTCGGCGGGGAAAAGGTGAACGTCGAGCCGTTTGCGATTGGCCAGCGTCTGCAGACGATTTTCCAAACGATGCCCGTCCTGTCCAACATTAAGATTACACTAAGCAGCGGGACGTACCGGTTTGAGCTGTCGGAACAAGATTATTCCTCAAGACCGGTCGTTAAAGTGGGAGAGGCGTATGCCCAGCTGTACATCGACCGGTTTACCGGCCGTGTGGCCGCTGTTCGCCTCATGGACGCAGAAACGTTTGTGAAACTGCGGCCGTATGAGCTTGTGTACCGCGGCCGCCTGCCCGCGGCTGCCCCGTTGTCAGAGAAAGAACAGCGGCAGGTCGATGCGGCCAATGCGAAGCAAATTTTTGACTGGACGAACTTGATCCGCCGCCGTCATGAGCTTCCCCCCCTTGTCTGGGACAGCAAAGCCGCCATGGCTGCCGCCAAGCATAGCCAGGATATGCATGACCACCAGTTCTTCTCCCATGAATCGCCGCAATACGGCGATTTATCCAAACGGCTTGGCGCCTTGGGCGTTTCATTTCAGCTCGCTGGGGAAAATATTGCCGCTCATCAAGTAGATGGCGTCGAGGCGACGGTTGGGTGGCTGAACAGCCAAAAGCACCGGGAAATTATGCTGAATGCGGAATTTACCCACCTTGGCGTCGGCGTTTATGCCGATTATTATACGCAAAATTTCCTGACGCCGCTATGAAAATTTGGGCGCACCTTTGCCTGCTGGGCGCGATATGATATGGCAGATAGGCATGAGTGGATGAAAGGGATGAAAACGGTTATGGCCAAGCCTCTGCATCCTTCCGTTGAACAGTTCAAACAGTTTGTCAAAAAACACCCGAAACTCATTCAAGAGGTGCGCAGCGGCAAAAAGACGTGGAAGCAAGTGTATGAGGACTGGTACTTGTTCGGAGAGGATGACGACATATGGGAACCGTACCGAGACGCAGGCGGCAAGGAGAAAAGAGAGGAAAAGGGAGCAAGCAAATGGCTTGATAAGCTCGCGGCGATGCTTGGACAGCTTGACGCGGCAGAAGTGCAAAAACACTTGGCAAGCGTCCAACAGGCCCTCGCTGCGATCCAGGGCATTCTGTCTGAATTTCAAGGAGCCAGTCCGCAACGGCCCAACAAAGAGGAGCATCCGTTTTCGTTTCGCCAAGACTAAAGGGTGGTAGCAATGAGAAGAGATGTATGGCAATATGTGCAGGCAAACCCGATGTTGCGCGCGTTTGTGCGTGAACAGCCGCGCTGGTACCGGCTGCTCGCTCGCCGTCCGCACGAGCTGTCGGCGCTCCAGTTGGCCGCCTTGCGCCATTACGGGCAGACGATCCCCGATAAAGTAGAAAAAATTTCCCAATCGTTGCAGATGGCCTCTCTCATGTGGCAAATGTTTAAAGCGCTGCGCGACTAATTTGGCGGCAAACGGCAAAGACTAGTTCTGAAAGGGAGTGATGCCTTTGCCGAAATGGCTTGTATGGTTCGGGTGTGTGGTGCTGTTATGGGCGTATGCCGGCGGACGGCCGGAGACGGCAGCGGCCGCTGTTCATGCGCCGACAGCGAATCACCCATGGCATGTCAAATATGAAGTGAAAGGGCATGACGTGCTCGTGGAATGTTTGGCCGCGCAATTTCCGTTTCGCAAAGGAGAGGGGGGCGGCCATATCAACGTGTATCTCAATGGACAGAAAATGACGGAAGTGTATACGGCCGCCTTTATCGTGCGCGGCCTGCCAAGCGGAAAGCATATGATCCGCCTTGAGTTCGTCTATAACGATGGAAAGATGACCGGCATGATGCATGAATTTGAAGTGACGATCCCGTAAAGCTCGACAGGAGACAAGGCTATCCGGCAGAGTCTCTTTCTGCCTTCGGATAGTCTTTTTTTTTTTGCGCTCTTCTTTTCCTTCATGATCTCCTCCCTTTCCATTTTCCTTTTATTCATGGTATGATGAAAGATGGAGGTGCTATATTTGTGAGGATCGCTACTCTCGAGCGCATCGAGATTTTGGATAAAGCAGAATCGTTGGCGAAAATGGTTGTCGAGTCGGAGGTGGCGGATGAATACCGCCGCGCGTTTCGGCGGCTCAAACAAGACCGCCGCGCTCAGCAGCTGATCGCCCGTTTCGTCAAGCTGAAAGAGCGGTATGAGGAGGTGCAGCGCTTCGGCAAATACCATCCCGATTACCGCAACGTGATGAAAGAAGTGCGTGAGGCGAAACGGGAGCTTGATTTGCATGAGACGGTGGCCGCTTTTAAAGAGTCGGAAAAAGCGCTGCAACAGCTGCTTGATGACATTAGCGTGTTGATCGGCAAGGCTGTCTCGGAACATGTCAAAGTGCCGACCGGGAACCCGTACTTCCTGTCAGCCGGCTGTTCCGGCGGCTGCAGATCCGGCGGAGGCTGCGGCTGCCGAGCATAGAAAAAGGGGAAAGGACTATGTTTCCAAAACGGCAAGGGATTATCGTTTGGCTTCATTCATTGAAATACGGGAAGCAGCTGCGCAAATTCGGCAACATTCACTATATTTCAAAGCGGCTGAAATATGCCGTTCTGTACTGCGACATGGAGCAAGTCGACCATGTGATGAAAAAACTGGCGGCGCTCCCGTTCGTCAAACGCGTTGAGCCGTCGTATCGTCCGTTTTTAAAGCTGGAGTTTGAATCGAAAGGGGAAAAAGAGAAAGACTCCCCGTATCCGCTTGGATGAAAGAAAAGAGCGGGCCTTAGCCCTGCTCTTTTTTTGGCTATTGGAGCGGCGGGATGAAGCGGTTCATTCGCATAATGCCGATTAAGTGCTGATAATATAAGTCGAGTTCCGCGAACATCGTTGACGGCTTGACGTCGAGATGGATGACGCCAAAGCCAAGCTCTTTCGCGGTTTCCGCAAACAAATCGTACCGTTTGTTCGGTTTGACGGAGGGATCGGGAACACCTTCACGGCAAATGTAAAGCGGTTGAAAGTCGCCCGGGTCGGTTGGGTGGAGCACAACAACCAAGGAGACGACCGCCTGGCCTTTTTTCACCGTATGGAAAGCAAAAAAGCCGGATAAACGGTGGCGGTTGGCGCGCGCCAGCTCCATCAGCTCATATATATCGGAATAGCCTTCGCCAAGTTCGATAAAACGCTGGATCATGTACGGTCCTCCTTGCGATCATCGTCCATTCATAACTTTACCGGTCCATTGCAGAAATTGCAATCAAAAAAAAAACCTTGCGGACAAACGATCCGCAAGGCCCTTTCCAATTCCTTGCCTCCGCGCGGGGCGGAACAGGGAACGGAAAGAAAAAGAAAAGGGAGAGGAGAAACCGGAGGAAGAACTTATGGGGAAACGTAAGTCTTCTCCGTCATTGGCAACAACGCCATCTACGGTGTTGCCATTACTCATTATGGACGGTTTTCTGATTTCTATACACGCGGCTATGAAAAATTCTCAAGTTTGACTATAATAAACATGATAAGACGACCATGAAAACAACGAATTAGGTGAACGCAATGAGAGTCATTTCCGGAACATGCAAAGGTCGGCATCTGCAAGCGGTTCCAGGATTGTCGACGCGGCCGACGACCGACAAGGTGAAAGAAGCGGTTTTTAATATGATCGGCCCGTATTTCGCCGGCGGCATCGGCCTCGATTTGTTCGCCGGCAGCGGCGGCTTGGGCATCGAAGCGCTCAGCCGCGGGCTTGAGCGCGTCATTTTCGTCGATCATGACGGAAAGGCCGTGCAGACGGTCCGAAAAAACGTTGCCGCCTGTGGACTTGAGCGCCGGGCGGAAATTTACCGCAACGACGCCGAGCGGGCGTTGAGGGCGGTGGCGAAGCGAGGCCTGCGCTTTTCCGTCATCTTTCTCGATCCTCCGTACAAGGAGAAAAAGTGGCCGGCGCTGTTATCGTTTATCGCCAGCCACGATTTGTTGGAGGACGATGGCGTTGTCGTTGCCGAACATTTGGCTGAGGCCGAGCTGCCGGAAGAAGTCGGCCGCTTGAAGCAGTGGAAGCGGGAAACATACGGCATCACCGGCGTCACTATTTACCGCCGGACTGACGAACAGAAAGGGGACGAACGCGATGGCGAGCATTGCCGTTTGCCCGGGGAGCTTTGATCCGGTGACATACGGGCATTTGGATATTATCAAACGGGGGGCAAAAGTATTTGACAAAGTTTATGTGGCGGTGTTAAACAATTCCTCGAAAAAGCCGCTGTTTACGGTTGAGGAGCGGATGGAGCTGCTGCGCGAGGTGACGCGGACGCTAGAAAACGTGCATGTCGAATCGTTTCACGGCCTGCTTGTCGACTATGCCCGCAGCAAAAACGCCACCGCCATTTTGCGCGGTTTGCGCGCGGTGTCTGACTTCGAGTATGAAATGCAAATTACATCGATGAACCGCGTCTTGGACAAGAACATTGAAACGTTTTTTATGATGACGAACAGCCAGTATGCGTTTTTGAGTTCAAGCATCGTCAAGGAGGTCGCTAAATATAACGGCGACATCTCCGAACTTGTGCCGCCGGTTGTCGAGGCGGCCCTGAAGCGGAAATTCGCCTCGATGGCCGCCGATTGACGGCTAGGAAAAGGCTGTTCTGTCCAAGGGCGGAACCGATCCGCCGATCCCTTATTTTGCCGGCGGAGAAGCGGGATGCAAAAGCATCGAGAGCCGCCCCGGCGGCCGGATGGCGCCGCGGGGCCGGCAGCGCGGGCAGTCACAAGCGTCCGCGCGTTTTGTTGCTTGCGTTGGCGGCGAGCCATATATAAAGGCACAGAAACAGCATCGTGGCCAGCGGCCCATAGTGCTGCAGCCATTGCCATCTTTCGTGCCAGACGCTCTCTGCGGCGGCGTGCCAAAACACCGGAATGTTGCCGGTTTCGTTGCCTGCTGCCCGAAGGTACAACGGCTCCCAAAGCAAATATGTAAATGAAGCCGCAAAAACTCCATGCAGAAAACGGGCGATGAAAAACGGTTGAAAGCGGATGTTGGCCTCAGCGAGAATGCTGGCCACTTGCGCTTGAACGGAAAAGCCACCGAAAGCCAAGACGAAGCTGACGGCCACCGCCTTTTCCAGCAGCTCGGCTTCATCTGTCTGGCTGATCATTTGGCTGCCGAGCGTAATTTCAAACAACCCGGAAAAAATCGGAATATCAAGCTGCTCCGGAAGCTGGACGAGCCGGAGCAGCTGGCGCAGCAAGGGGGCGAGCTGCTCGGTCAAGTGCATCATA
This genomic window contains:
- a CDS encoding YugN-like family gives rise to the protein MKFDNSGLENQTVELSRLDDIMARHGFVRAAQWDYERVTYDRKYVIKEGTYYLRVQGYAIEGDVDSRYALIKLLTPILGKHYYPHGVEYGEDEHFPSSLVGQCQKVLEQVKREIEKTKE
- a CDS encoding Hypoxic response protein 1, giving the protein MQTVRDIMSTDVQYCTPLDNMYEVAVKMREFNVGAIPIVDQGRLVGMITDRDLVVRGIAEKHPGSTAVTEVMSRELVTVSPDDSVQKAADIMARHQIRRLPVVEGGRLVGIVALGDLATNRYSDESAGRALSEISEQHRVH
- a CDS encoding cytochrome c oxidase assembly factor CtaG — protein: MFQSLQMFGPVALWSPLFLLVLAAVALFYIGLTGPWRQRFGLDDPVPGKQKAYFLVGIALLYVCKGSPLDLLGHLSFTVHMVQMAVLYLIVPQCFILGIPAPLYERLFRFAAVRRPFQLLTKPVIALLLFNGLFSLYHVPMIFDTVKMNMILHAVVTTVIFVAAFCMWWPLVNKLSGWTTLSGLKKMGYIFADGMLLTPACALIIFAGTPLYETYTDPEAWMTGLALCVPQGVLASLDLTGPQMFLSMSPLHDQQLGGVLMKIIQEIVYGVMLFFIFSEWYRKEREKEPSMDMAPRPTKL
- a CDS encoding Predicted membrane protein encodes the protein MAILPTISTSCIVISALLVAYGWYLISRKRTEAHKKVMLAAAVFALLFFIIYMSRTLFIGNTSFGGPENVKVYYTVFLIFHIMLATVGAVFGLVTIWTGLKDSRSRHRRLGPVTSIIWFGSASTGVIVYLLLYVLYPGGQTTSLIKAVLGF
- a CDS encoding Protein of uncharacterised function (DUF964) produces the protein MRIATLERIEILDKAESLAKMVVESEVADEYRRAFRRLKQDRRAQQLIARFVKLKERYEEVQRFGKYHPDYRNVMKEVREAKRELDLHETVAAFKESEKALQQLLDDISVLIGKAVSEHVKVPTGNPYFLSAGCSGGCRSGGGCGCRA
- the coaD gene encoding Phosphopantetheine adenylyltransferase, coding for MASIAVCPGSFDPVTYGHLDIIKRGAKVFDKVYVAVLNNSSKKPLFTVEERMELLREVTRTLENVHVESFHGLLVDYARSKNATAILRGLRAVSDFEYEMQITSMNRVLDKNIETFFMMTNSQYAFLSSSIVKEVAKYNGDISELVPPVVEAALKRKFASMAAD
- the rsmD gene encoding Ribosomal RNA small subunit methyltransferase D, whose protein sequence is MRVISGTCKGRHLQAVPGLSTRPTTDKVKEAVFNMIGPYFAGGIGLDLFAGSGGLGIEALSRGLERVIFVDHDGKAVQTVRKNVAACGLERRAEIYRNDAERALRAVAKRGLRFSVIFLDPPYKEKKWPALLSFIASHDLLEDDGVVVAEHLAEAELPEEVGRLKQWKRETYGITGVTIYRRTDEQKGDERDGEHCRLPGEL
- a CDS encoding Protein of uncharacterised function (DUF322), with product MKTSRHRKRSAVEATLLTIVMMCVREWEDVVMDDCEIFVAVSQEDRCRISVKLSVRYGASVLAVCRQLQQQIAEEIAAMTPYSAESVDVTVKRLVAT